Below is a genomic region from Actinoallomurus bryophytorum.
CAGCACACCGGTGAGCCCCTGGGCGAGCGGATCGTCGTCACCGGCCGGGTGCTCGACTCCGATGGACGCCCGGTACCCCACACGCTCGTGGAGATCTGGCAGACGAACGCCGCCGGCCGCTACATCCACCTGCGCGACCAGCACCCGGCGCCGCTCGACCCGAACTTCACCGGCGCCGGCCGCTGCCTCACGGACGCGGACGGACGGTACCGGTTCGTCACCATCAAGCCGGGTGCCTATCCGTGGCGCAACCACCACAACGCCTGGCGGCCCGCGCACATCCACTTCTCGGTGTTCGGCCGGGCGTTCGGCCAGCGCCTGGTGACCCAGATGTACTTCCCCGGCGACCCGCTGTTCGCCCACGACCCGATCTTCGGCTCGATCCCGGACGAGAAGGCCAGGGACCGCCTCGTCGCCCGTTTCGACATGGACACGACCGTGCCGGAGTGGGCGCTCGGCTACCAGTGGGACATCGTCCTCGGCGCGACCCCGATGGAGGACTGATGAGCCAGGCCACCCCCTCACAGACGGTGGGTCCCTTCTTCGGCTACGCCCTCCCGTACGGCGATGGCCCCCGCGTCGTCCCCGAATGGCATCCGGACGCGATCCGGATCCACGGCCGGGTGCTGGACGGGGAGGGCGAGCCGCTGCCGGACGCGCTGCTGGAGATCTGGCAGGCCGGTCCCGACGGCGAGGTGCCCACCTCCGTCGGCGGCCTGCGGCGCGACGGGCACGACTTCGCCGGGTTCGGCCGCAGCGCCACCGACGCCGCGGGGCACTACTGGTTCTCCACGCTGAAGCCGGGCGGCCCGGTCCCGCACATCGCGGTGATCGTGTTCGCGCGCGGGCTGCTCAAGTCCGTCGCGACCCGGATCTACTTCCCCGGAGAGCCGGGGAACGCGGAGGACCCGGTGCTGTCCGGGGTCCCGGCCGACCGGCGCGACACCCTGGTCGCCGTACGGGAGGACGACCGGTCCTACCGCTTCGACGTGCACCTGCGGGGCGAACAGGAGACGGTCTTCTTTGCCGCCTGACCTGCTGTCACCGGTCGCCGCCGGCACGGCGGCCGAGAAGGCGACCTCCGGCGAGGCGTGGCTGCGGGCCCTGCTCGACGCCGAGGCGGCGCTGGCCCGCGCCCAGGCACGGCTCGGCATGATCCCGGACGGCGTCGCTGAGGCCATCGCCGGTGCGCGCGTCGACCTGGACGACCTGGCCGTACGGGCGCGGGGCGCCGGCAACCCGGTCGTGCCGCTGGTCGCCGACCTGCGGAAGGTCGCGGGCGAGCACGTCCACCACGGCGCCACGAGCCAGGACATCATGGACACCGCCGCGATGCTCGTCGCGGACCGGACCCGGCGGATCGTGCTGGCCGACCTCGCCCGCACGCTCGACGCCCTGGCCGGGCTGGCCGTACGCCACCGGGACACGCCCATGGCCGGCCGTACGTTCGGGCAGCAGGCCGTGCCGACGACGTTCGGGCTGCGCGCGGCCGGCTGGCTGACCGCCGTCGCGCGGGCGCGTGACGTGCTCGCGGCCGTACCCCTGCCGGCCCAGCTCGGCGGCGCGGCCGGCACGCTGGCGGCGTTCGGCACGCTCGATCTGCTGCCGGTGTTCGCCGAGGAGACCGGGCTGGCCGAGCCCGTACTGCCCTGGCACACCCTCCGCGCGCCCGTCGCCGAGCTGGGCGCGGCGCTGGCCCTCGTCGCCGGTGCCCTCGGGAAGTTCGCCGAGGATGTCGTGCTGCTGGCCCAGACCGAGATCGGCGAGGTCGCCGAGCCCGCCGCTCCCGGACGGGGCGGCTCGTCGGCGATGCCGCACAAGCGCAACCCCGTGCTTGCCGTCATGATCCGTTCGGCCGCGCTGCGGGTGCCGGCGTACGCGCAGATCCTCTTCCAGTCGCAGACGGCGGGCCTGGAACGGCCCGCGGGGGAGTGGCACGCGGAGTGGCTGCCGCTCAATGACGGGCTGCGGCTGACCGGCGGCGCGGCCGAGACCGCGGCCGAGCTGGCCGGCGGGCTCGAGGTCTTCCCGGACCGGATGCGCGCCAACCTGCGCGACGAGCTCCTGTCCGAGCACGTCGTTGCCGAGCTGGCCAGGACCGGCGACCGGCGGAGCGCACGCGAGGCCGTCGACGAGGCACTGCGCTCGGGACGGCCGCTGGGTGATCTGGTGCCCGGCGGCGTGGACCCGGCCGACGTGGTCGGCTGTGCGGGTGAACTCGTCGACCGCGCCCTGGCGGCGTACAGGGGGGCGACATGACACGGCTGCACCATCGTCTCGACGGGCCGGAGGACGCGCCGGTGCTCGTGCTCGGCCCCTCGATCGGCACCACCATCGACCTGTGGGAGCCGCAGCTGGCGGCGCTCGCCGCCTCGTGGCGCGTGCTCCGCTACGACCTGCCCGGCCACGGCGGCTCCGAGGTGCTCCACGGCACCATGGGCGACATCGCCTCCGCGGTCGCCGCCCTGCTCGACACGCTCGGCCTGGAGCGGGTGGCGTACGGGGGCGTCTCGCTCGGCGGCGCGGTCGGCACGACGCTGGCACTGGACCACCCCGGGCGGATCGGCGGCCTGATCCTGTGCTGCACCTCGGCGCGCTTCGGCGACCCGGCGACCTGGCACGACCGCGCCGCGAAGGTGCGTTCCGGTGGCCTCGGACCGCTCGCCGACATGTTCGTCGGCCGCTGGTTCACGCCGGGCTACACCGGGAGCGATTCCGCGCGGGAGATGCTCACGAAGGTGGACGCCGAGGGGTACGCCGCGTGTTGTGAGGCCCTCGCCGCCTTCGACGTACGCGACCGGCTGGGCGAGGTACGCGCGCCGACGCTGGTGATCGCGGGCGCCGAGGACATCGCCACGCCGCTCGACCACGCCGAGACCCTCGCCCAGGGCATCCGCGGCGCGGAGCTGGTCGTCGTGCCCGGCGCCGCCCACCTGGCCAATCTCGAACGCCCCGAACCGGTGACGCACGCGATGCTCCGCCATCTCGAAAGGACGCCATGAGCGAGGGAATGCAGGTACGCCGCGAGGTCCTCGGCGACGCGCACGTCGACCGGGCCGAGGCGCGCAAGACCGGCTTCACGGCCGACTTCCAGGACTTCATCACCCGGTACGCCTGGGGAGAGATCTGGACCCGGCCGCTGCTGGACCGCCGCACTCGGAGCTGCATCACCCTGACCGCGCTGGTCGCCGGGGGACACCTGGAAGAGCTGGCCCTGCACGTACGCGGAGCGCTGCGGAACGGGCTCAGCGCCGACGAGATCAAGGAAGTTCTGCTCCAGGCCGCGGTCTACTGTGGCGTCCCCGCCGCCAACTCCGCCTTCGCCGTCGCCCAGCGCGTCCTGATCGAGGACGGTGTGATCACTGGCAGTGATTGATCGATTTCTCTCCGTGCCCTAGGGGGGGTAATCTCCCCGTCACACCCCGTGTTCACCAGAGGTGTGAACGAGTCTCCGGAACCCCCCGGGAGACCCGATGGATGGGAGATAGGGTCATGCACATGGCAGAGGCCGAGCGGCGGATAAACCAGGTCAAGAACGATGTAGACGAGATCTGGGGCAAGCTGACCGATATCGGGAAGGTGCAAGCCGAGCACACGAAGCAGCTCCGAACGCTCAACGACAATGTCGCGAAGGTCTGGACGACGCAGCAGCAGCACGGCGACCGGCTCAACGATCTCGACGCCGCCGTCGCCGGCCTGGACGAGAAGCTCACGGAGATGCGCGTCACGCAGCTGAGCCACGAGAGTCGTTTCACGAAGATCGACAACCGTTTCGCCCAGATCGACAACCGTTTCGCCCAGATCGACAAGCGCTTCGCCCAGATCGACGAACGCTTCGAGAAGATCGACGAACGCTTCGCCCAGATCGACGAACGCTTCGAGAAGATCGACGAACGTCTGGTCACGCAGGACAAGAAGCTCGACCTGATCATGAAGGCGTTGAACATCGGCGCCAACTGATCCGGCTCGGCGGCGCCTCGACCCATCCCGCAGGTGGGCCGGGGCGCCGCCCTATTGTTGAGGCCGGGCCGGGAGGCGTGCATGGAGAGCGTGGACAGGCCGTCGAGTGTGGCGGGCAAGGTGATGGCGATCCTCGAGGCGTTCGCGCCCGGGGGAGTCCGCCTGACGCTCACCGAGGTCTGCCGCCGCGCCGGGCTGCCGCTCGCGACCGGGCACCGGCTCGTCGGCGAGCTGACCGGTGGTGGCTTCCTCGAACGCCTGCCCGACGGCTCGTACCGCGTCGGGATGCGGCTGTGGCGGATCGGCGCGCAGGCGTCGGCCGCGACCGCGCTGCGCGAGCTGGCGCTGCCGCACATGGAGGACCTCTACGAGGTGACCCACGAGAACGTCCAGCTCGCCGTCCTCAGCGAGCACAAGGCGCTCTACCTCGAACGCCTGCGCGGTCCCCGCTCGGTGCCGATCGTGACCAGAGTCGCCGCCGAACTCCCGCTGCACGCGACCGGTGTGGGCCGGGTGCTCCTCGCCTACGCGCCCGAGGCGTTCGTCGACGAGGTGCTCGCCGAGGGCCTGAGCCCGCACACGCCGCACACCACCACCGACCCCGCCCGGCTGCGCGCCTGCCTGGCCGAGGTGCGCCGGACCGGGTACGCGGTCACCAACGAGGAGATGACCCTCGGCTCCTGCTCGGTCGCCGCGCCGGTGCGGGACGCCGGAGGCGAGGTGCTGGCCGCGTTGTCGCTGGTCACCCGCAGGCAGGGGGCGGACCTCCGCCGGCTCGTGCCGGCCGTGCTCGGCGCGGCGCGGGCGTTGTCGCACGATGTCGCCACCCATGGTGGTTCCACTGAGTGGAAGGATCTCGCCTGACAGTCGCGATCGGGGCATCAGGATTCTTACGCGTCAGTGAAAGTAGGGACGGATGCGCACCAAGGTCGCGATCGCCGGGGCGGGCCCCGCCGGTCTGTTGCTCTCTCATCTGCTGCACCTTCGCGGCATCGACTCGGTCGTCCTGGAGACCCGGGACCGCGGGTACGTCGAGAAACGGCAGCGGGCCGGCATGCTCGAGCAGGGCACGGTCGACGTGCTGCGGAGCAGCGGTGTGGGCCGGCGCCTCGACCGCGAGGGCCTGACCCACCACGGTCTCGAACTGCGGTTCGGCGGTGTCGCGCACCGCATCCCGCTGACCGAGCTGACCTCCGGGCGCACGGTCACCATCTACGCGCAGACCGAGATCGTGAAGGACCTGATCGCCGCCCGGCTGGCGGACGGCGGTGACATCCGCTTCGACACCGAGGTGATCGGCGTCGACCCGGTCGCCCCGTCGGTGACCTACCGGCAGGACGGCGCGACGCACACCCTCGAATGCGACGTCATCGCGGGATGCGACGGCTTCCACGGGGTGAGCCGCCACGCCGTGCCGGGACTGCGGACCTACGAGCGCGAGTACCCGTTCAGCTGGTTGGGTGTGCTCGCCGAGGTGCCGCCGTCGACCGAGGAGCTGATCTACGCCTACAGCGAGCGGGGCTTCGCGCTGCACAGCCTGCGCTCCGAGCGGATCAGCCGTCTCTACCTCCAGGTCGACACCGGCGACGACATCGAGGCCTGGCCCGACGACCGGATCTGGGCCGAGCTGCGCGCCAGGTTCGCGACCACCGACGGGTGGGAGCTGCGGGACGGGCCGATCCTGGAGAAGTCCATCACCCCGATGCGCAGCTTCGTCGCCGAGCCGATGCGGTACGAACGGCTGTTCCTCGCCGGGGACGCCGCGCACATCGTGCCGCCGACCGGAGCCAAGGGCCTCAACCTCGCCATCTCCGACGTCACCGTGCTGGCCGACGCGCTGGGCGCCTGGTACGACTCGGGCTCGGAGGCACTGCTCGACGCCTACTCCGCCACGTGCCTGAAGCGCGTGTGGCGGGCCCAGCACTTCGCGTCGTGGATGACCACCCTGCTGCACAAGGACCCGGCGCAGGACGCCTTCGGGCACCGCCAGCAGCTCTCCCACCTGGAGTACCTCGCGGCGTCGAAGGCCGCCGCGACCACCCTGGCGGAGAACTACGTCGGCGTGGCGCCCACGCTCTGAGACGCGGGACCAGGAAAATCCCGTTGTCCCGCCATCCTGCGCGGACGTACCTTCGGACCCGTGATCTCCATGTCCCAGGCGCTGACCTTCGGCCTCGCCTCTCTGGTCATCATCGTGATCCCCGGCCCGAGCGTGCTCTTCGTGGTCGGCCGGGCTCTGGCGTACGGCCGCCGTACGGCTCTCGTCTCGGTCGTCGGCAACGAGGCGGGCGCCCTCGTCGTGGTCGTCGCCGTCGCGTTCGGCGTCGGCGCGGTGGTCGAACGCTCCGTGCTGGTCTTCACGGCGATCAAGCTGTGCGGCGCGGCGTACCTCGTCTTCCTCGGGGTCCGCGCGCTGCTGCGCGGCCGCGGCCACGCGGGCCCGCAGGAGGCGGCGGCCGAGCGCGGCGGCTGGCGGGCCGCCGCCGACGGGTTCCTGGTCGGGGTGGCCAACCCGAAGACCGTGGTGTTCTTCGCCGCGGTGCTTCCGCAGTTCGTCGACCGCGGCCGCGGCGGCGTCCCGGCGCAGATGCTCGTACTCGGCCTCATCTTCGTCATCATCGCGCTGGTCTGCGACTCGACCTGGAGCCTGGCCGCCAGCGGAGCACGCGACTGGTTCGGCCGCTCACCGCGGCGGCTGCGCCTGGTCGGGGGAGCGGGCGGCCTCGCCATGATCGGCCTCGGCATCGGTGTGGCCGTCACGGGCCGTAAGACCTGACCACGCCCAAGTCACCATCGAAGGGGTCGCATGACACTCGCCGCGAAGGGCTCCCGGCAGATCACCGTTGATGGGGTCGCCTTCCGCCTCACCATGCCCTACGCGTGTCCGGACAACGGGATGCCCGCGGCGGCGGTGCTCCCCGGCACGGTCGCCTCGGCGATCATCCAGGCGCTGGCCGACTGCCGGCGGCCCCCGGCCCCGCGACCGCCGTTCGCGCTGACGCCGGACGAGTGGGCGGTCCCGGCCATCCGATACCGCGACGAGCCGCGCCCGATCAGGCGGAGACGCCGTCGGGCGGGGTGGTGCCGGCCGGGCGGTCGCCGTCTCCGGCAGCACGACCTGACGGTCGTCAATCACCTGCGTCGCTACCGTCACAGGAGATAACGTGCGTTTCTCCTGAAAGGGGGCAAGGTGGCGAAGCTCAACCAGATCATCGCCGTGGAGAAGGGCGTCAAGAGCGGTGCCCTCCGCGACCTGACCGACGCGCACCATGGCCTGCAGAAGCCGGCGCTGCTGGCCGGTATCTCACGGGTCTACCAGCCCAAGGACGAAGAGGGAGAGCAGCTCCCGCCGGAGTCGACGCGGGTGCAGATCAAGGCCGACGAGGTCATCCGCCGGACCGCGTCGGTCATGACCAGGCTGTTCGACGTGACCGCCACCAAGGACTGGGCCAACTGCACCGCCAAGGCCGACGTCACCGTCGACGGCCAGGCGATCCTGCGGGACGTCCCGGTGTCGTACCTGCTCTTCCTGGAGAAGCAGCTCACCGACCTGCACACGTTCGTCAAGAAGCTGCCGGTCCTGGACGCGGCCGAGGCATGGGCGTTCGACGACTCGGCCGACTGCTGGAAGACCGAGCCGGTGCGTACGAACCGCACCAAGAAGGTCCCGCGTAACCACGTGAAGGCCGAGGCGACCGAGAAGCACCCGGCGCAGGTCGAGGTGTACTACGAGGACATCGCCGTCGGTTACTGGACCACGGTGAAGTTCTCCGGCGCGCTGCCCGCCAAGCGGATCAACGAGCTGCTGGACCGGGTGGAGCGGCTCCAGCGCGCGGTGAAGTTCGCCCGCGAGGAGGCCAACGGCGCCGAGGTCACCGACCAGCGCACCGGTGACGCGGTCTTCCGTTACCTGTTCGAGTAGTCTCACAGACTCCCCCGCGCAGGCGGGGGAAGCGCAAGGAGCGCAAGCTGAAACTGAAGGTCAGCCTGAACAGCGGTGACAGTGGGGGTTCGAGTCCCTCTCCCGGCACGACGCGCCGGGATGGCCCAACCGGTAGAGGCAGCCGCTCAATCTCAGACTCTCGCTCCAGATTCAGTATTCGCCACCGAACACCGGATCGACCGAGTGCGGACGAAACTCGCCGGGGTGCCGGTTCGAGCCCGGCATGCGGCTCCACGTGCCGCGTTAGCTCAATAGGTAGAGCACGACGATCTCAGGACTGATCCGCACTCTTAAACGTGCCGGTGTGCGCAACTGGGTGGCACACCAGGGGTCCGGAGGATGGACAACGCCTCCGGACCCCACCACCCGCCGTCAGGCGAAGACGCCGTCGGGCGGGGGCGGTGACGGGCGTGCGGTCGCGTCGGTGACCGGTCGTGCTCCGGCGGTGAATCTCGTGAGCTCGTCCCCGTGCAGTACCCGGCCGGGGAAGGGGTCGCCCGCGGCCCTGCGGACCAGGCCGGCCACCGGTGGTTCGCCGTGCCCGGCGACCAGGACCAGGTTGCCGAACCTCCGGCCCCGCAGCACCGCCGGGTCGGCGATCAGACAGGCCTCCGGCAGGACCGTACGCAGCGTGGCCACCTGGGCGCGGGCGAAGGACAGGGGTGCGCCGTCGGCGAGGTTCGCCGCGAACAGGCCCCCGGCGCGCAGGGTGCGCGCGGCGGCGGTGAAGAACTCCACCGACGTCAGGTGGGCCGGGGAGCGGCCGCCCGCGTACACATCGCTCACGACCAGGTCGAAGGCGTCCTCCGGTGCGCGCGTGAGGATCTCGCGGGCGTCGCCGGTACGGATCCGGACCCGGGCTCCGCGGTCCAGCGGAAGCCGCCGGCGTACGAGGTCGACGAGGGCGGCGTCGATCTCGATCACCTGCTGGGAGGAGCGCGGCCGGGTGGCGGCGACATAGCGTGCCAGGGTCAGCCCCCCGCCGCCGAGGTGCAGGACCCGCAGTGGCCGTCCGGCCGCCGCGGCCAGGTCGGTCACGTGGCCGAGCCGCCGGACGTACTCGAAGTCGAGATAGGCCGGGTCGTCGAGGTCGACGTGGGACTGTGGCGTGCCGTTCACCACGAGAGTCCACGAGCGCGGCCGGTCGGCGTCCGGGACGAGCTCGGCGACGCCCGAGTCGATCTTCTCCTCGACGCGGGCCGGGCGCTGTCGGTGTGCCATCGCTCCAGTATCGACGACCTGCGAAGGCGTGAGTGCCTTGTCACACTCCGGAGGGATTGAGGAGACTCTCGGTAGGCGTATAGTTAGTTAGCACTAAACAACATTTAAAGTCACGACTTCAGGAGCCCGCCCTCCATGACAACGCCCGCCCAGACGCACAGACGAGCGGAGCAGACGAAACCCCTCGGGCCGAGCTACAAGTGGATCGCCCTGTCGAACACCACGCTCGGTGTCCTCATGGTGACGATCAACCAGTCGATCGTCCTCATCGCGCTGCCGAACATTTTTAACGGAATCGGGCTCAATCCCCTCGATTCCGGTAACACGAGTTACCTGCTGTGGATGATGATGGGCTTCTTGGTCGTCACCGCCGTCCTGGTGGTGTCGTTCGGCAAGC
It encodes:
- a CDS encoding LysE family translocator, producing the protein MSQALTFGLASLVIIVIPGPSVLFVVGRALAYGRRTALVSVVGNEAGALVVVVAVAFGVGAVVERSVLVFTAIKLCGAAYLVFLGVRALLRGRGHAGPQEAAAERGGWRAAADGFLVGVANPKTVVFFAAVLPQFVDRGRGGVPAQMLVLGLIFVIIALVCDSTWSLAASGARDWFGRSPRRLRLVGGAGGLAMIGLGIGVAVTGRKT
- a CDS encoding spermidine synthase; translated protein: MAHRQRPARVEEKIDSGVAELVPDADRPRSWTLVVNGTPQSHVDLDDPAYLDFEYVRRLGHVTDLAAAAGRPLRVLHLGGGGLTLARYVAATRPRSSQQVIEIDAALVDLVRRRLPLDRGARVRIRTGDAREILTRAPEDAFDLVVSDVYAGGRSPAHLTSVEFFTAAARTLRAGGLFAANLADGAPLSFARAQVATLRTVLPEACLIADPAVLRGRRFGNLVLVAGHGEPPVAGLVRRAAGDPFPGRVLHGDELTRFTAGARPVTDATARPSPPPPDGVFA
- the pcaH gene encoding protocatechuate 3,4-dioxygenase subunit beta; the encoded protein is MSDPHPPYLHPPYRSTPLRAPSQPLVVPKYGPDAIELSGPVFGEAELGLLDNDLTKQHTGEPLGERIVVTGRVLDSDGRPVPHTLVEIWQTNAAGRYIHLRDQHPAPLDPNFTGAGRCLTDADGRYRFVTIKPGAYPWRNHHNAWRPAHIHFSVFGRAFGQRLVTQMYFPGDPLFAHDPIFGSIPDEKARDRLVARFDMDTTVPEWALGYQWDIVLGATPMED
- the pcaB gene encoding 3-carboxy-cis,cis-muconate cycloisomerase yields the protein MPPDLLSPVAAGTAAEKATSGEAWLRALLDAEAALARAQARLGMIPDGVAEAIAGARVDLDDLAVRARGAGNPVVPLVADLRKVAGEHVHHGATSQDIMDTAAMLVADRTRRIVLADLARTLDALAGLAVRHRDTPMAGRTFGQQAVPTTFGLRAAGWLTAVARARDVLAAVPLPAQLGGAAGTLAAFGTLDLLPVFAEETGLAEPVLPWHTLRAPVAELGAALALVAGALGKFAEDVVLLAQTEIGEVAEPAAPGRGGSSAMPHKRNPVLAVMIRSAALRVPAYAQILFQSQTAGLERPAGEWHAEWLPLNDGLRLTGGAAETAAELAGGLEVFPDRMRANLRDELLSEHVVAELARTGDRRSAREAVDEALRSGRPLGDLVPGGVDPADVVGCAGELVDRALAAYRGAT
- a CDS encoding 4-hydroxybenzoate 3-monooxygenase, producing the protein MRTKVAIAGAGPAGLLLSHLLHLRGIDSVVLETRDRGYVEKRQRAGMLEQGTVDVLRSSGVGRRLDREGLTHHGLELRFGGVAHRIPLTELTSGRTVTIYAQTEIVKDLIAARLADGGDIRFDTEVIGVDPVAPSVTYRQDGATHTLECDVIAGCDGFHGVSRHAVPGLRTYEREYPFSWLGVLAEVPPSTEELIYAYSERGFALHSLRSERISRLYLQVDTGDDIEAWPDDRIWAELRARFATTDGWELRDGPILEKSITPMRSFVAEPMRYERLFLAGDAAHIVPPTGAKGLNLAISDVTVLADALGAWYDSGSEALLDAYSATCLKRVWRAQHFASWMTTLLHKDPAQDAFGHRQQLSHLEYLAASKAAATTLAENYVGVAPTL
- the pcaD gene encoding 3-oxoadipate enol-lactonase yields the protein MTRLHHRLDGPEDAPVLVLGPSIGTTIDLWEPQLAALAASWRVLRYDLPGHGGSEVLHGTMGDIASAVAALLDTLGLERVAYGGVSLGGAVGTTLALDHPGRIGGLILCCTSARFGDPATWHDRAAKVRSGGLGPLADMFVGRWFTPGYTGSDSAREMLTKVDAEGYAACCEALAAFDVRDRLGEVRAPTLVIAGAEDIATPLDHAETLAQGIRGAELVVVPGAAHLANLERPEPVTHAMLRHLERTP
- the pcaG gene encoding protocatechuate 3,4-dioxygenase subunit alpha; this encodes MSQATPSQTVGPFFGYALPYGDGPRVVPEWHPDAIRIHGRVLDGEGEPLPDALLEIWQAGPDGEVPTSVGGLRRDGHDFAGFGRSATDAAGHYWFSTLKPGGPVPHIAVIVFARGLLKSVATRIYFPGEPGNAEDPVLSGVPADRRDTLVAVREDDRSYRFDVHLRGEQETVFFAA
- a CDS encoding IclR family transcriptional regulator; translation: MESVDRPSSVAGKVMAILEAFAPGGVRLTLTEVCRRAGLPLATGHRLVGELTGGGFLERLPDGSYRVGMRLWRIGAQASAATALRELALPHMEDLYEVTHENVQLAVLSEHKALYLERLRGPRSVPIVTRVAAELPLHATGVGRVLLAYAPEAFVDEVLAEGLSPHTPHTTTDPARLRACLAEVRRTGYAVTNEEMTLGSCSVAAPVRDAGGEVLAALSLVTRRQGADLRRLVPAVLGAARALSHDVATHGGSTEWKDLA
- the pcaC gene encoding 4-carboxymuconolactone decarboxylase; protein product: MSEGMQVRREVLGDAHVDRAEARKTGFTADFQDFITRYAWGEIWTRPLLDRRTRSCITLTALVAGGHLEELALHVRGALRNGLSADEIKEVLLQAAVYCGVPAANSAFAVAQRVLIEDGVITGSD